In Labilithrix sp., a single genomic region encodes these proteins:
- a CDS encoding NAD-dependent deacylase, translated as MTTTSIRFRDFRRIVFFTGAGMSAESGIPTYRGSGGIWKEYNYEDYACQRAFERDPEKVWDFHDKRREMVRSKEPNRGHLIVAEVQERQPGTKIVTQNIDGMHQRAGAEVEAELHGSLWRVRCDPQNIVRDDDSVPMSPRKCECGGYWRPDIVWFEDQLDHRVVRRAREALEECDLLVSIGTSAVVYPAAQLPRIAAERGAVTVEVNLEDTAMSELYQHRLRGKASDVLAQLDAR; from the coding sequence ATGACGACCACCTCCATCCGGTTCCGTGATTTTCGGCGCATCGTCTTCTTCACCGGCGCGGGCATGTCCGCCGAGAGCGGGATCCCCACGTACCGCGGGAGCGGCGGGATCTGGAAGGAGTACAACTACGAGGACTACGCGTGCCAGCGCGCGTTCGAGCGGGACCCGGAGAAGGTCTGGGACTTCCACGACAAGCGGCGGGAGATGGTGCGGAGCAAGGAGCCGAACCGCGGCCACCTCATCGTCGCCGAGGTGCAGGAGCGTCAGCCCGGCACGAAGATCGTCACGCAGAACATCGACGGCATGCACCAGCGCGCCGGCGCGGAGGTGGAGGCCGAGCTGCACGGCAGCCTCTGGCGCGTGCGCTGCGACCCGCAGAACATCGTCCGCGACGACGACAGCGTGCCGATGAGCCCGCGCAAGTGCGAGTGCGGCGGCTACTGGCGCCCCGACATCGTGTGGTTCGAGGACCAGCTCGATCACCGCGTCGTGCGGCGCGCGCGCGAGGCGCTCGAGGAGTGCGATCTCCTCGTCTCGATCGGCACCTCCGCCGTGGTGTACCCCGCCGCGCAGCTGCCTCGCATCGCCGCGGAGCGCGGCGCGGTGACGGTCGAGGTCAACCTCGAGGACACCGCGATGAGCGAGCTCTATCAGCACCGCCTCCGCGGCAAGGCGAGCGACGTCCTCGCCCAGCTCGATGCGCGCTAA
- a CDS encoding CoA-binding protein: protein MPIIDDAESITKLLATTKRIAVLGIKTEDAAGQPAYYVPKFASEAGFEIVPVPVYYPDAKEILGRPVYRKLADVPGTIDLVDVFRRPTDLMAHLDDVLAAKPKAVWLQSGIRNDDFAAKLSAAGITVVQDRCLMVELRERR, encoded by the coding sequence ATGCCGATCATCGACGACGCGGAATCGATCACGAAGCTCCTCGCGACCACGAAGCGCATCGCCGTCCTCGGCATCAAGACGGAGGACGCGGCGGGGCAGCCCGCGTACTACGTGCCGAAGTTCGCGTCGGAGGCCGGCTTCGAGATCGTCCCGGTCCCGGTCTACTACCCCGACGCGAAGGAGATCCTCGGGCGGCCGGTCTACCGCAAGCTCGCCGACGTGCCGGGGACGATCGACCTCGTCGACGTGTTCCGCCGGCCGACCGATCTGATGGCGCACCTCGACGACGTCCTCGCCGCGAAGCCCAAGGCGGTGTGGCTCCAGTCCGGGATCCGGAACGACGACTTCGCCGCGAAGCTCTCCGCCGCCGGGATCACGGTCGTGCAGGATCGCTGCTTGATGGTGGAGCTGCGAGAGCGGCGCTGA
- a CDS encoding protein kinase has translation MSALLSLEPGRLFARDFLIERPLAEGGMGAVYVARQVSTGRLRALKLMQPELVQDDDLRRRFLLEAKIGANIASEHVVEVQLAGVDEQTGAPFLVMELLEGADLATHLERRGGPLPLAETLELFRQVCHALRLAHRAGIVHRDLKPANVFLATPRGSSSAPFHVKVLDFGIAKMTRDATIGGAQTGMIGTPLWMAPEQADSVPVTPAADVWALGLMLYTCLTGRSFWRGAGAATSLQQIMREMLFDPIPTPSARAAEQGVSFPKALEWVVARSVVRAPGARLPDADAFFAALEDAASGRPAPAPPLVTGAGAIAGVDFEEPATDAPSLELAVTPSPNPAPRIFEPPPTFAPRPRPIATPLPAPKAAPLLAEGRRAPWWLFFLLPVGVVALFALAVRAAMHPPAPTVLCRLCTVESGTFANGPYPMQEIRHDVEARFAALDARCVRGAEEPGRAKLRWVMEDGRAERATVTEGGRVGRCLLDGVTQGFLGGRVDVAMSGRTEVTYTLEWNDAVDPP, from the coding sequence ATGAGCGCGCTCCTCTCCCTCGAGCCCGGACGCCTCTTCGCGCGCGACTTCCTGATCGAGCGCCCGCTCGCCGAGGGCGGCATGGGCGCGGTGTACGTCGCGCGCCAGGTGTCGACCGGACGCCTCCGCGCGCTGAAGCTGATGCAGCCGGAGCTCGTGCAGGACGACGACCTCCGGCGCCGCTTCCTCCTCGAGGCGAAGATCGGCGCGAACATCGCGAGCGAGCACGTCGTCGAGGTGCAGCTCGCCGGCGTCGACGAGCAGACCGGCGCCCCCTTCCTCGTGATGGAGCTGCTCGAAGGCGCGGACCTCGCGACCCACCTCGAGCGCCGCGGCGGTCCGCTCCCGCTCGCCGAGACGCTCGAGCTGTTCCGCCAGGTCTGCCACGCGCTCCGCCTCGCGCATCGGGCCGGCATCGTGCACCGCGACCTCAAGCCGGCGAACGTGTTCCTCGCGACGCCGCGCGGATCGTCGTCCGCGCCGTTCCACGTGAAGGTGCTCGACTTCGGGATCGCGAAGATGACGCGCGACGCGACGATCGGCGGCGCGCAGACCGGCATGATCGGCACGCCGCTCTGGATGGCGCCCGAGCAGGCGGACTCCGTCCCCGTCACGCCCGCGGCCGACGTCTGGGCGCTCGGCTTGATGCTCTACACCTGCCTCACCGGTCGCTCGTTCTGGCGCGGCGCGGGGGCGGCGACGTCGCTCCAGCAGATCATGCGCGAGATGCTCTTCGATCCGATCCCGACGCCGAGCGCGCGCGCGGCGGAGCAGGGCGTCTCGTTCCCGAAGGCGCTCGAGTGGGTCGTGGCGCGCTCCGTCGTCCGCGCGCCCGGGGCGCGCCTGCCCGACGCGGACGCCTTCTTCGCCGCGCTCGAGGACGCCGCCTCCGGCCGGCCCGCGCCCGCGCCTCCGCTCGTCACCGGCGCGGGCGCGATCGCGGGGGTGGACTTCGAGGAGCCCGCGACCGACGCGCCGTCGCTGGAGCTCGCGGTCACGCCGAGCCCGAACCCCGCGCCGCGGATCTTCGAGCCGCCTCCGACCTTCGCGCCGAGGCCGCGCCCGATCGCGACGCCGCTCCCCGCGCCGAAGGCGGCGCCGCTCCTCGCGGAGGGACGCCGCGCGCCGTGGTGGCTCTTCTTCCTCTTGCCCGTCGGCGTCGTCGCGCTGTTTGCGCTCGCGGTCCGCGCGGCGATGCATCCGCCGGCGCCGACCGTGCTGTGCCGCCTCTGCACCGTGGAGAGCGGCACGTTCGCGAACGGGCCTTACCCGATGCAGGAGATCCGCCACGACGTCGAGGCGCGCTTCGCCGCGCTCGACGCCCGCTGCGTGCGCGGCGCGGAGGAGCCCGGTCGCGCCAAGCTGCGGTGGGTGATGGAGGACGGACGGGCGGAGCGCGCGACGGTGACCGAAGGCGGGCGCGTCGGCCGCTGCCTGCTCGACGGCGTGACGCAGGGTTTCCTCGGCGGCCGCGTCGACGTGGCGATGTCGGGGCGCACCGAGGTGACCTACACGCTCGAGTGGAACGACGCGGTCGATCCTCCGTGA